The Nocardia sp. NBC_00508 nucleotide sequence GCGCTTCCCGACGACGACCTCGCCCACTTCGTGATGGGCACCCACGACCGCGGCGACACCCCGGCCGACTGGCAATGCACCGGCACCGCACGGCTCAACCTGCCCGCTCACATCGTGGCCCGCTGGGCGCCAGGCGGCGCCGTCGTGGAACACCTCGACACCGAACACTGCCGGCTCACTCTCGGCGCCTGGTCCTGGGCCGGTGTCGCCGGCATCCTCGCCACCTTCGACACCGAACTCACCGACCTTCACCCACCCCAGCTCGTCCACGCATGCCGCCTACTCACGCGCCGATGGGCCACTATTGCCGACACCTGAGAGAAACTCGACCTGTTCTCATAAGTGACCGAGTTGATGTTCCCCCGGTTCTCCGGAGTTGATTGCTCGACTCTTGGTCACGAAGTCATCGAAGAAGACTTGTTCCTGCCACGGCGTTATCCCGAAGAGTTCCGTCGTAAGGTCCTGGATCTCCGGCTTCGACACCAACCGCCCACCCGAAAACCGCAGGTCGTCCCCGTTCCCATGTTCGATGCGCCCACCTTGGGCACGACGAATACAGGAACGGCAAACCGATCGGTGCTGGCGCACCGCAATCGTCAGACCGGATACGTACCCACTATGAGCAGGCGTTTCTCAGTTGCCCATGTTATGTGTGTCCCGCCGAGACCGGGGCCTGCGACAGCCCGCCGAAAATACCACTACCGCAACCGATTTGACTTGCGCTCAAAACGCGATTCTCGAACTCCTCTCGGGTCGCAGGAGACAAGCACCCGGTAACGCCGACTGCGAATACGGCCGACCACCGATGGACGTGCCAGTGTCGCGACCGTCGCCGCTCGAGAACCGTTGCAGCCCCCTGCCCGCCGAACCGTATCCGGCGTTCGTCACCGAGCCTCCCGGTTCCGTCAGAGCGATCAGCGGCATTGCAGTTCGTTGAAATGGCGGTGGTCAGGGGGACTTGTGACGTCAGCTAGCATCGGTTAACCGCGCATCGACCCGCGGCGCGGTTTCTGCGCTACGAGTCGATGTGCGAGGTGTTAAGCAGCGGCGGTATGGGTTTCAGCTGCCTGCGCTGCCGGTGGAAGGTCGCGCCCTGCGCAGTTCGCAGGCCAGCCGGTCGGCGTCCGGCCGGTCCTCGCCGGAACGGGCGCAGCCCTGCGAGGTGTAGCCCCGTTCGTTGTAGCCTTGCCGGTCGTAGCCCCACCTGTCGTAACCCCAGCGATCGTAACCCCAGCGATCGTAACCCCACCGGTCGTAGCCCCAGACATCGAAGCCGTCGGGGTCTTCCGGCTCAACAGGTTTCGGAAATGACGGAGTCGTCACGGGCGGTTCGGTCGTGACCGGCGGAACACTGGTGACCGGCGGCGTGGTCGTCACCGGCGGCACCGTGGTGACCGGCGGCACGGTCGTCACGGGCGGCACCGTCGTCACGGGCGCGATGGTGACAGGTGCGGTAGTAGCCGGGGGTTGATCAGGGGTTGCGAATGCCGGTAAGACCAGCGCGGCCGGAGCAAGCACCACCGTCCCGGCGACTGCGGCCAGCAGGACCGACTGTCGAACCGTGCGCGGACTTCTCCTCCAATGAGACATCGTTGACCTCCAACTCGAGATAAGCGCGCTCGCCGCACCCGAGTCCCCTATCGCTCGAATGTCCAAACTTGCTACACAGCAGAGAGTTTTGCTTCCCCACCCGTGACGGGGAAACCTGCTCAACGCGCGGAGATGGCTGAACCCCTCCCATGGTGTGATCAGCACCACGGAGTTCGACGCACACGGTCATCGACAGACCTGGGCACCGACCGAATCGCTTGACACAAAACGCCTTACACTGATTACAGGGCGTTCGTCGGACACGCCCAACCTGCCAGACACGCTCGCCGATGACGTCAGATTCCACCGATACCAGCGGATCTCGGTCCCGGCGTCTGATGCCAGAGTTCACCGATAACCGCCGTCAGGATTCACCAGCGGAGCCACGGGACCGACACCGAACGACAGATCAAGGTATTCCAGGTCACCACCGACACCCTGAAAGTGCACTTGGGCGAAGATGTCCGGGTAGACGACGTGATCGAGGACCGCGTCGGCAACGGCCTCGTGAAGCGCATGCAGATACTCGACGTGATACCTCAACGGTCCGGCGGCCTGATGGGCGCACTGAACGACCATCTCGAACTTCGCTACGCGGTACGGTCTCGCGCAGAGATCACCCCACCCAAGTACTTCGATGCCTCGTCACTGCACCCCACCATCGACGAAACCGCCCGCGACCGGCTCCCCGCCGGCAATGGCAATGACGCTGTTCTTCGGGCATTCGAGGCGATCGAAACCCGCATCCAGAAGCTCACCGGGCGGAACGAAATAGGCGACACCCTCATGACGACGGTGTTCAAGCAGAAACCGGCCCCTCCGCTCCTCGATGTTGCCGACGACAACCTGGACCCAAGCAGGCGCGACTACGAACGCAACGGCTACAGGTTCCTCTTCATGGGAGCGACGATCGGAATCCGAAACACCCACGCGCACGGATCCCGACCAGAGCATGGGGACGACCGAAGGCATGCGGTCGTTATCCAACGTTGCATCATGCGCGATCGCTCGTGCTGGCATGGTTGCGGACCAGCCGTCCCTACTTGTCATCAAACCCGCCATTTAATGGCTGACGTCAACCAACGACCCTCGCACACGC carries:
- a CDS encoding TIGR02391 family protein, which codes for MGALNDHLELRYAVRSRAEITPPKYFDASSLHPTIDETARDRLPAGNGNDAVLRAFEAIETRIQKLTGRNEIGDTLMTTVFKQKPAPPLLDVADDNLDPSRRDYERNGYRFLFMGATIGIRNTHAHGSRPEHGDDRRHAVVIQRCIMRDRSCWHGCGPAVPTCHQTRHLMADVNQRPSHTPTLAIDITAGMGWVFNVSAAQRPNETNYLQHGPFLTTMSIAS